The DNA sequence TCAACGTCACCCTGTCGCTGTCGCCGCGGGTCGAGGACCCGGCGTACCGGACGGTGACGTTCGACCAGGTCAAGGACGCCTACGCGGAGCAGATCGGCGCGCTCGCCGAGGGCGGCGTCGACCTGCTGCTCATCGAGACGATCTTCGACACGCTCAACGCCAAGGCCGCCGTCGCCGCGGCCCGCGAGGTCGCGCCGCACCTGCCGCTGTGGATCTCGGTCACCATCGTGGACCTCAGCGGCCGCACGCTGTCCGGGCAGACGGTCGAGGCGTTCTGGAACTCCGTCGCGCACGCCGACCCGCTGGTCGTGGGCGTCAACTGCTCGCTGGGCGCGGCCGAGATGCGACCGCACGTCACCGAGCTGTCCCGGATCGCGGGCGCCTACACCGCGAGCCACCCCAACGCCGGCCTGCCCAACGCGTTCGGCGGCTACGACCAGACCCCCGACGAGACCGCGGCGCTGCTGCGCGAGTTCGCCGAGGAGGGCGTGGTCAACATCGTCGGCGGCTGCTGCGGCACGACGCCCGACCACATCGCGCGGATCGCGGCGGCGGTCGGGGACATGGCGCCGCGGTCGGTCGCGCCAGTGCCCGACCGCAGCCGGTTCAGCGGCCTGGAGCCGTTCGAGATCGGCGCGGACACCGGGTTCGTGATGATCGGCGAGCGGACCAACGTGACCGGGTCGGCGAAGTTCCGCCGGCTGATCGAGGGCGACAACTACCAGGCGGCGGTGGACGTCGCGCTGGAGCAGGTGCGCGGCGGCGCGAACCTGCTCGACGTGAACATGGACGCCGACCTGCTCGACAGCGAGCGGGCGATGACCACGTTCCTCAACCTGATCGCGACCGAGCCGGAGATCGCCCGCGTCCCGATCATGATCGACAGCTCGCGGTGGAGCGTGCTGGAGGCCGGGCTCAAGTGCGTGCAGGGCAAGGGCGTGGTCAACTCCATCAGCCTCAAGGAGGGTGAGGAGTCGTTCCTGACCCAGGCCAGGCGCATCCGCGACTTCGGCGCGGGCGTGGTCGTGATGGCGTTCGACGAGCTGGGCCAGGCCGACACGACCGAGCGCAAGGTCGAGATCTGCGGCCGCGCGTACGACCTGCTGACGCAGAAGGCCGACTTCCCGGCCGAGGACATCATCTTCGACCCGAACGTGCTGGCGGTCGCGACCGGCATCGCCGAGCACAACGGGTACGCCAAGGCGTTCCTGGACGCGATCCCGCTGATCAAGCAGCGCTGCCCGGGCGTGCGGATCAGCGGCGGCATCTCGAACCTGTCGTTCTCGTTCCGCGGCAACGACACCGTGCGCGAGGCGATGCACTCGGCGTTCCTGTACCACGCGGTGCAGCTGGGCCTGGACATGGGCATCGTCAACGCCGGGCAGCTCGCGGTCTACGAGGACATCCCGAAGGACCTGCTGGAGCTGGTCGAGGACGTGCTGTTCGACCGGCACCCGGACGCCACGGACCGGCTGGTGTCGTTCGCCGAGACGGTGGCGAGCTCGGGCACCAAGCGGGTGGTCGACCTGGCGTGGCGCGAGGGCCCGGTGGCCAAGCGGCTGGAGCACGCGCTGGTGCACGGCATCGTCGACTTCATCATCGAGGACACCGAAGAGGCGCGGCTGGAGGCGGCACGTCCGCTGGACGTCATCGAGGGTCCGCTGATGGACGGGATGAAGGTCGTCGGCGACCTGTTCGGCGCGGGCAAGATGTTCCTGCCGCAGGTGGTGAAGAGCGCGCGGGTGATGAAGCGCGCGGTGGCGCACCTGGAGCCGTACATGGACGCGGAGAAGGAAGCCTCCGGCTCCACCCGCGGCAACGGCAAGGTCGTGCTGGCCACGGTGAAGGGTGACGTCCACGACATCGGCAAGAACATCGTCGGCGTGGTGCTGGGCTGCAACAACTACGACGTGGTCGACCTGGGCGTGATGGTGCCCGCGGCGAAGATCCTGGACACCGCGATCGCCGAGGGCGCGGACGCGGTCGGCCTGTCCGGGCTGATCACGCCGTCGCTGGACGAGATGGTGTCGGTGGCGGCGGAGATGCAGCGGCGCGGGATGAAGCTGCCGCTACTGATCGGCGGTGCGACGACGTCCCGGCAGCACACCGCGGTGCGGATCGCGCCCGTCTACGACCAGACCACGGTGCACGTGCTGGACGCGTCACGGGTGGCGGGCGTGGTGTCGGCGCTGCTGGACCCGGACCGGGCCGAGGAGCTGGCGCAGGACACGCGGGTCGAGCAGCAGCGGTTGCGCGAGGAGCACGAGAACCGGCAGAGCACGCCGTTGCTGACGGTCGAGCAGGCGCGGGCGAACGCGGAGGCGGTGTCGTTCGACGAGCTGCCGACGCCCGCGTTCACCGGGCTGCGCGTGGTGGAGCCGTCGCTGGCGGAGCTGCGCGGGATGATCGACTGGACGTTCTTCTTCCTGGCCTGGGAGCTCAAGGGCAAGTACCCCAAGATCCTGCGGACGAACCCGGCCGCGCAGGAGCTGTTCGACGACGCGAACGCCATGCTGGACCGGATCATCGCGGACGGCTCGCTGCACGCCAAGGGCGTGTACGGGTTCTGGCCCGCGCACTCCGAGGGTGACGACATCGTGGTCGACGGGCGGCGGCTGCCGATGCTGCGGCAGCAGACGGCCAAGCCGCAGAGCAGGCCGAACCGGTGCCTGGCCGACTACGTCGCACCCGAGGGCGACCACCTGGGCGGGTTCGCGGTGGCGATCCACGGTGCCGAGGAGCTGGCCGCGCGGTACGAGCGGGAGCAGGACGACTACAAGTCGATCATGGTGAAGGCGTTGGCGGACCGGTTGGCCGAGGCGTTCGCGGAGCACATCCACCTGCGGGCGCGGCGGGACTGGTTCGAGCCGGACGCCGACCCGGCGCTGGAGGACCTGCACGCCGAGCGGTTCCGCGGCATCCGGCCCGCGTTCGGCTACCCGGCGAGCCCCGACCACAGCGAGAAGCGGGACCTGTTCTCGATGTTGGAGGCCGAGCAGGTGGGGCTGGCGCTGACCGACTCGTTCGCGATGACCCCGGCGGCCGCCGTGAGCGGCGTGATCTTCGCCCACCCGCAGTCGCGCTACTTCACCGTGGGCCGCATCGGCCGTGACCAGGTGGAGGACTACGCGGCACGGCGGGGCATGCCGATCGCCGAGGTGGAGCGCTGGCTGCGCCCGAA is a window from the Saccharothrix saharensis genome containing:
- the metH gene encoding methionine synthase → MSENALRELLDQRVAVLDGAWGTMLQAAGLTPADYRGDLLGDHTHDVTGDPDLLNLTRPDLILDVHRKYLAAGADITTTNTFTATSIAQADYGLEKLVREMNVRGAQLARQAADEAGGRFVAGSVGPLNVTLSLSPRVEDPAYRTVTFDQVKDAYAEQIGALAEGGVDLLLIETIFDTLNAKAAVAAAREVAPHLPLWISVTIVDLSGRTLSGQTVEAFWNSVAHADPLVVGVNCSLGAAEMRPHVTELSRIAGAYTASHPNAGLPNAFGGYDQTPDETAALLREFAEEGVVNIVGGCCGTTPDHIARIAAAVGDMAPRSVAPVPDRSRFSGLEPFEIGADTGFVMIGERTNVTGSAKFRRLIEGDNYQAAVDVALEQVRGGANLLDVNMDADLLDSERAMTTFLNLIATEPEIARVPIMIDSSRWSVLEAGLKCVQGKGVVNSISLKEGEESFLTQARRIRDFGAGVVVMAFDELGQADTTERKVEICGRAYDLLTQKADFPAEDIIFDPNVLAVATGIAEHNGYAKAFLDAIPLIKQRCPGVRISGGISNLSFSFRGNDTVREAMHSAFLYHAVQLGLDMGIVNAGQLAVYEDIPKDLLELVEDVLFDRHPDATDRLVSFAETVASSGTKRVVDLAWREGPVAKRLEHALVHGIVDFIIEDTEEARLEAARPLDVIEGPLMDGMKVVGDLFGAGKMFLPQVVKSARVMKRAVAHLEPYMDAEKEASGSTRGNGKVVLATVKGDVHDIGKNIVGVVLGCNNYDVVDLGVMVPAAKILDTAIAEGADAVGLSGLITPSLDEMVSVAAEMQRRGMKLPLLIGGATTSRQHTAVRIAPVYDQTTVHVLDASRVAGVVSALLDPDRAEELAQDTRVEQQRLREEHENRQSTPLLTVEQARANAEAVSFDELPTPAFTGLRVVEPSLAELRGMIDWTFFFLAWELKGKYPKILRTNPAAQELFDDANAMLDRIIADGSLHAKGVYGFWPAHSEGDDIVVDGRRLPMLRQQTAKPQSRPNRCLADYVAPEGDHLGGFAVAIHGAEELAARYEREQDDYKSIMVKALADRLAEAFAEHIHLRARRDWFEPDADPALEDLHAERFRGIRPAFGYPASPDHSEKRDLFSMLEAEQVGLALTDSFAMTPAAAVSGVIFAHPQSRYFTVGRIGRDQVEDYAARRGMPIAEVERWLRPNLAYEPEA